AGCATAGTATAGCAAGTGCTTAACGGAGTGATTATGTACAAGAAGAGACGGAAATTCGACAAGGAATTCAAACAGAAAGCCATTGATATGGTTCTACGGGACGGTTTGACTCAGGCTGAGGTTGGGCGTCGCTTGGGGATAACTGACGGTATGATTGGCAAGTGGA
This sequence is a window from Deltaproteobacteria bacterium. Protein-coding genes within it:
- a CDS encoding transposase; the encoded protein is MYKKRRKFDKEFKQKAIDMVLRDGLTQAEVGRRLGITDGMIGKW